In Anser cygnoides isolate HZ-2024a breed goose chromosome Z, Taihu_goose_T2T_genome, whole genome shotgun sequence, a genomic segment contains:
- the MACIR gene encoding macrophage immunometabolism regulator isoform X4, giving the protein MEVDINGESRSAVSALPVPLAEVSAAGRMEAEKPRCSSTPCSPMRRTVSGYQILHMDSNYLVGFTTGEELLKLAQKRMGNEENKGESGPNLRSKQLDSGLARSSRLYKARSRYYQPYEIPAVNGRRRRRMPSSGDKCTKALPYEPYKALHGPLPLCLLKGKRAHSKSLDYLNLDKMSIKEPADTEVLQYQLQHLTLRGDRMFARNST; this is encoded by the coding sequence ATGGAAGTGGACATAAATGGAGAGTCCAGAAGTGCCGTATCTGCCCTCCCGGTGCCTCTGGCAGAGGTGAGCGCTGCGGGCAGGATGGAAGCTGAGAAGCCCCGGTGCTCCAGTACGCCCTGCTCACCCATGCGACGGACGGTTTCGGGGTATCAGATCCTCCACATGGATTCGAACTACCTGGTTGGCTTCACCactggagaggagctgctgaaaTTAGCCCAGAAGCGTATGGGAAACGAAGAGAATAAAGGGGAATCTGGGCCTAACTTGCGCTCCAAACAGCTTGATTCGGGACTCGCGCGTTCCTCCCGCTTGTACAAAGCCAGAAGTAGGTACTATCAGCCATACGAGATCCCAGCCGTCaacgggaggaggaggaggcggatGCCCAGCTCAGGGGATAAATGCACTAAGGCTTTACCATATGAACCCTACAAGGCACTTCATGGTCCTCTGCCtctttgccttttaaaaggTAAAAGGGCTCACTCAAAATCTCTGGACTACCTCAATTTAGACAAAATGAGCATTAAGGAACCGGCTGACACGGAAGTGCTACAATACCAGCTCCAACACCTTACCCTTAGAGGGGACCGTATGTTTGCGAGAAACAGCACATGA
- the MACIR gene encoding macrophage immunometabolism regulator isoform X1: MAARVSHIKSWGRTAEHIHTGFWTSACGAGQSCLAPASSAVPEDSPVFKMEVDINGESRSAVSALPVPLAEVSAAGRMEAEKPRCSSTPCSPMRRTVSGYQILHMDSNYLVGFTTGEELLKLAQKRMGNEENKGESGPNLRSKQLDSGLARSSRLYKARSRYYQPYEIPAVNGRRRRRMPSSGDKCTKALPYEPYKALHGPLPLCLLKGKRAHSKSLDYLNLDKMSIKEPADTEVLQYQLQHLTLRGDRMFARNST; this comes from the exons ATGGCAGCTCGAGTAAGTCACATTAAATCTTGGGGAAGAACAGCTGAACACATACACACTGGGTTTTGGACCTCTGCCTGTGGAGCTGGCCAGTCATGCCTCGCACCAGCAAGCAGTGCTGTTCCC GAGGATAGCCCTGTGTTTAAAATGGAAGTGGACATAAATGGAGAGTCCAGAAGTGCCGTATCTGCCCTCCCGGTGCCTCTGGCAGAGGTGAGCGCTGCGGGCAGGATGGAAGCTGAGAAGCCCCGGTGCTCCAGTACGCCCTGCTCACCCATGCGACGGACGGTTTCGGGGTATCAGATCCTCCACATGGATTCGAACTACCTGGTTGGCTTCACCactggagaggagctgctgaaaTTAGCCCAGAAGCGTATGGGAAACGAAGAGAATAAAGGGGAATCTGGGCCTAACTTGCGCTCCAAACAGCTTGATTCGGGACTCGCGCGTTCCTCCCGCTTGTACAAAGCCAGAAGTAGGTACTATCAGCCATACGAGATCCCAGCCGTCaacgggaggaggaggaggcggatGCCCAGCTCAGGGGATAAATGCACTAAGGCTTTACCATATGAACCCTACAAGGCACTTCATGGTCCTCTGCCtctttgccttttaaaaggTAAAAGGGCTCACTCAAAATCTCTGGACTACCTCAATTTAGACAAAATGAGCATTAAGGAACCGGCTGACACGGAAGTGCTACAATACCAGCTCCAACACCTTACCCTTAGAGGGGACCGTATGTTTGCGAGAAACAGCACATGA
- the MACIR gene encoding macrophage immunometabolism regulator isoform X2 — protein sequence MSVGFLFFSHVEALWFQTEEDSPVFKMEVDINGESRSAVSALPVPLAEVSAAGRMEAEKPRCSSTPCSPMRRTVSGYQILHMDSNYLVGFTTGEELLKLAQKRMGNEENKGESGPNLRSKQLDSGLARSSRLYKARSRYYQPYEIPAVNGRRRRRMPSSGDKCTKALPYEPYKALHGPLPLCLLKGKRAHSKSLDYLNLDKMSIKEPADTEVLQYQLQHLTLRGDRMFARNST from the exons ATGTCTGTTGGATTTCTGTTCTTCTCGCATGTGGAAGCTCTGTGGTTTCAGACTGAG GAGGATAGCCCTGTGTTTAAAATGGAAGTGGACATAAATGGAGAGTCCAGAAGTGCCGTATCTGCCCTCCCGGTGCCTCTGGCAGAGGTGAGCGCTGCGGGCAGGATGGAAGCTGAGAAGCCCCGGTGCTCCAGTACGCCCTGCTCACCCATGCGACGGACGGTTTCGGGGTATCAGATCCTCCACATGGATTCGAACTACCTGGTTGGCTTCACCactggagaggagctgctgaaaTTAGCCCAGAAGCGTATGGGAAACGAAGAGAATAAAGGGGAATCTGGGCCTAACTTGCGCTCCAAACAGCTTGATTCGGGACTCGCGCGTTCCTCCCGCTTGTACAAAGCCAGAAGTAGGTACTATCAGCCATACGAGATCCCAGCCGTCaacgggaggaggaggaggcggatGCCCAGCTCAGGGGATAAATGCACTAAGGCTTTACCATATGAACCCTACAAGGCACTTCATGGTCCTCTGCCtctttgccttttaaaaggTAAAAGGGCTCACTCAAAATCTCTGGACTACCTCAATTTAGACAAAATGAGCATTAAGGAACCGGCTGACACGGAAGTGCTACAATACCAGCTCCAACACCTTACCCTTAGAGGGGACCGTATGTTTGCGAGAAACAGCACATGA
- the MACIR gene encoding macrophage immunometabolism regulator isoform X3, which translates to MAAREDSPVFKMEVDINGESRSAVSALPVPLAEVSAAGRMEAEKPRCSSTPCSPMRRTVSGYQILHMDSNYLVGFTTGEELLKLAQKRMGNEENKGESGPNLRSKQLDSGLARSSRLYKARSRYYQPYEIPAVNGRRRRRMPSSGDKCTKALPYEPYKALHGPLPLCLLKGKRAHSKSLDYLNLDKMSIKEPADTEVLQYQLQHLTLRGDRMFARNST; encoded by the exons ATGGCAGCTCGA GAGGATAGCCCTGTGTTTAAAATGGAAGTGGACATAAATGGAGAGTCCAGAAGTGCCGTATCTGCCCTCCCGGTGCCTCTGGCAGAGGTGAGCGCTGCGGGCAGGATGGAAGCTGAGAAGCCCCGGTGCTCCAGTACGCCCTGCTCACCCATGCGACGGACGGTTTCGGGGTATCAGATCCTCCACATGGATTCGAACTACCTGGTTGGCTTCACCactggagaggagctgctgaaaTTAGCCCAGAAGCGTATGGGAAACGAAGAGAATAAAGGGGAATCTGGGCCTAACTTGCGCTCCAAACAGCTTGATTCGGGACTCGCGCGTTCCTCCCGCTTGTACAAAGCCAGAAGTAGGTACTATCAGCCATACGAGATCCCAGCCGTCaacgggaggaggaggaggcggatGCCCAGCTCAGGGGATAAATGCACTAAGGCTTTACCATATGAACCCTACAAGGCACTTCATGGTCCTCTGCCtctttgccttttaaaaggTAAAAGGGCTCACTCAAAATCTCTGGACTACCTCAATTTAGACAAAATGAGCATTAAGGAACCGGCTGACACGGAAGTGCTACAATACCAGCTCCAACACCTTACCCTTAGAGGGGACCGTATGTTTGCGAGAAACAGCACATGA